From the genome of Virgibacillus proomii, one region includes:
- a CDS encoding HesB/YadR/YfhF family protein encodes MNIQISKEAAKWYRDELDIEENEAYVRFFVRYGGFGGNVPGFSLGVSNEKPVEVYASNDVDNITFFIEAKDAWYFEDHDLKISFSRKKQEPNIQYIKRA; translated from the coding sequence ATGAATATCCAAATCAGCAAAGAGGCAGCAAAATGGTATAGAGATGAACTAGACATTGAAGAAAATGAAGCATATGTGCGTTTTTTTGTCAGATATGGTGGATTTGGGGGAAACGTTCCTGGCTTTTCTTTAGGGGTTAGTAATGAAAAGCCGGTTGAAGTTTACGCTTCCAACGATGTCGATAATATTACTTTCTTTATTGAGGCAAAAGATGCTTGGTATTTTGAAGACCATGATTTAAAAATTAGTTTTAGCAGAAAAAAACAGGAGCCAAACATACAATACATAAAAAGAGCTTAA
- the folE2 gene encoding GTP cyclohydrolase FolE2, whose amino-acid sequence MDNTKTFPVKKLPTKQERHQLFGSVKPAPKSKPVDKKYMADLQNTKKDFLFALDAVGITKVKHPIMINSTIAPYTQTSIGSFTFTSSLKQTNKGTNMSRFNEQLADYHARGFSTDLNVLKSFTKELANRLEQPDAYMEVSFPWFYERQAPDTGLAGLNHADASIKMKYDEDRGVNIQLALTVAIATLCPCSKEISEYSAHNQRGNVTIDISVDEQFAETEFDWKEVLLEAAESNASARLHPILKRTDEKRVTEQAYENPRFVEDMVRLIAADLYETPFITKFKVSCQNEESIHMHDAFATITYDKTKN is encoded by the coding sequence AGCCCCAAAATCGAAACCTGTCGATAAAAAGTATATGGCGGACTTACAGAATACAAAAAAGGATTTCTTATTTGCTTTGGATGCAGTTGGGATAACGAAGGTAAAGCATCCGATTATGATAAATAGCACGATTGCACCTTACACTCAAACAAGTATCGGTTCATTTACGTTTACTTCTAGTCTAAAGCAAACGAATAAAGGAACGAATATGAGCCGTTTTAATGAACAATTAGCAGATTATCATGCAAGAGGCTTTTCAACGGATTTGAATGTATTAAAAAGCTTTACAAAAGAGCTAGCTAATCGCCTCGAACAGCCTGATGCTTATATGGAAGTTAGCTTTCCGTGGTTTTATGAAAGACAAGCCCCTGATACAGGTTTAGCAGGTCTTAATCATGCAGATGCTAGTATAAAGATGAAATACGATGAAGATCGTGGGGTGAATATTCAACTTGCACTCACTGTAGCTATTGCAACGCTGTGTCCTTGTTCTAAAGAAATTAGCGAATATAGTGCTCATAATCAGCGCGGAAATGTAACAATCGATATATCAGTTGATGAACAATTTGCTGAAACGGAGTTTGATTGGAAGGAAGTATTGCTTGAAGCTGCAGAAAGTAATGCGAGCGCAAGATTACATCCAATCTTAAAACGAACGGATGAAAAGAGGGTTACCGAACAAGCCTATGAAAATCCACGATTCGTTGAAGACATGGTACGATTAATAGCTGCAGATTTATATGAAACACCGTTTATTACCAAGTTCAAAGTAAGCTGTCAAAATGAGGAATCCATTCATATGCATGATGCATTTGCAACAATTACCTATGATAAAACAAAGAATTAA
- the yidD gene encoding membrane protein insertion efficiency factor YidD, translated as MKYIFIGLIKFYRVAISPFKPPTCRFYPTCSEYGLEAYRRFGFFKGTYLTVKRISKCHPFHPGGIDLVPEKKKK; from the coding sequence ATGAAGTATATCTTTATCGGATTAATTAAATTTTATCGTGTTGCGATTAGCCCATTTAAACCCCCAACCTGTCGTTTTTATCCGACGTGCTCTGAATATGGGTTGGAAGCATATCGCCGATTTGGCTTTTTTAAAGGCACCTATTTGACAGTAAAACGAATCAGCAAATGCCACCCTTTTCATCCTGGCGGGATTGATTTAGTACCAGAAAAGAAAAAGAAATAA